In Miniphocaeibacter halophilus, the following proteins share a genomic window:
- the pepF gene encoding oligoendopeptidase F yields the protein MDILNLVNREEVNKKYTWDLSLIYKNEAEYEKDIRALKELVEEFVKNYQGKLSSVEVIINSLKDYSVILEKLDLITSYASLSLSVDYGNMKNYKESIKATEIYDDIMTEIGFLEVEILSNDVEILEEAAKNKEYSSYIKRLIEEKPYLKSVETEKTLKKLNGSLNSFSGIYNSIKLQDIEFPNFYVNGKGYELSYNLFEGMYENHNNIEIRRQAFKVFSETLEKYKNSTAATYLAHCQKDKAIAEIRGFNSTTEYLLHKQRVSEELYNRQIDIIMKELAPVMRKYAKIIGERNKLDKVTYMDLKIDTNKAFDKVISVEDARKLVEDGLSVLGNEYKNILKDAFNNRWIDYVNNYGKSTGAFCASPYGKNSFILISWTGKMTEAMVLAHELGHAGHFNLTNKYQNILNTDVSMYFIEAPSTTNELIMGRYLVNNARDEEEKKYLRSQIISRTYYHNFVTHLLEAAYQREVYRLIDEGKSFSADDLSAIYRKVLEEFWGPDVEITKGAELTWMRQPHYYSGLYSYTYSAGLTIGTEVSRLIEEKGEEIAEKWIEVLKSGGTLNSIELAKKAGVDITTEKPLRNAIKYIESLVDSI from the coding sequence ATGGACATATTAAATTTAGTAAATAGAGAGGAAGTTAATAAAAAATATACATGGGACCTTTCCTTAATATACAAAAATGAAGCTGAATATGAAAAAGATATTAGAGCTTTGAAGGAATTAGTAGAAGAATTTGTTAAAAATTATCAGGGGAAATTAAGTAGTGTAGAAGTAATTATAAATTCTTTAAAAGATTATTCAGTTATACTAGAAAAATTAGACTTAATTACATCTTATGCAAGTCTTTCTCTTTCTGTAGATTATGGAAATATGAAAAATTATAAGGAAAGTATTAAAGCCACTGAGATTTATGATGATATTATGACTGAAATTGGTTTTTTAGAAGTTGAAATTTTAAGTAATGATGTAGAAATTTTAGAAGAAGCAGCCAAAAACAAGGAATATTCATCGTATATAAAAAGATTAATTGAAGAAAAGCCATATCTAAAATCAGTGGAAACAGAGAAAACACTAAAAAAATTAAACGGAAGCTTAAATTCATTTTCTGGAATTTATAATTCTATAAAATTACAGGATATTGAATTTCCTAACTTTTATGTTAATGGAAAAGGGTACGAACTAAGCTATAACCTCTTTGAAGGTATGTATGAAAATCATAATAATATTGAAATAAGAAGACAAGCTTTTAAAGTTTTTTCTGAAACTTTAGAAAAATACAAAAATTCTACAGCTGCAACTTATTTAGCCCATTGTCAAAAAGATAAGGCAATAGCTGAAATTAGAGGATTTAACTCTACAACAGAGTATCTTTTACATAAACAAAGAGTTTCAGAGGAATTATATAATAGGCAAATAGACATAATAATGAAAGAGTTAGCTCCGGTAATGAGAAAATATGCGAAAATCATTGGAGAAAGAAACAAGTTAGATAAGGTCACCTATATGGATCTAAAAATTGACACTAATAAAGCTTTTGATAAGGTTATTTCTGTTGAAGATGCTAGGAAGCTAGTTGAAGATGGCCTATCTGTTTTAGGAAATGAATATAAAAACATTTTAAAAGATGCTTTTAATAATAGATGGATTGACTATGTTAATAACTATGGAAAATCTACAGGAGCATTTTGTGCTAGTCCCTATGGTAAAAATTCTTTTATATTGATTTCATGGACTGGTAAAATGACAGAAGCAATGGTACTTGCCCATGAATTAGGTCATGCAGGTCATTTTAATTTAACAAATAAGTATCAAAATATCTTAAATACAGATGTATCCATGTATTTTATTGAAGCTCCATCTACGACAAATGAGTTAATAATGGGGCGATATTTAGTAAATAATGCTAGAGATGAAGAGGAGAAGAAATATTTAAGGTCTCAAATAATTTCCAGAACCTATTATCATAACTTTGTTACACATTTACTGGAAGCAGCCTATCAAAGAGAGGTATACAGGCTAATAGATGAGGGAAAATCCTTTAGTGCAGATGATTTATCAGCAATTTATAGAAAGGTCTTAGAGGAATTTTGGGGACCTGATGTTGAAATTACAAAAGGTGCAGAACTAACTTGGATGAGGCAACCTCACTATTATAGTGGACTTTATTCCTATACCTATTCTGCAGGTCTTACTATAGGAACGGAAGTAAGTAGATTAATTGAAGAAAAGGGAGAAGAAATAGCTGAAAAATGGATTGAAGTATTAAAATCCGGAGGCACATTAAATAGTATAGAATTGGCAAAAAAAGCAGGAGTGGATATTACTACAGAGAAACCTTTAAGAAATGCAATTAAGTACATTGAAAGTTTAGTAGATAGTATATAG
- a CDS encoding aminopeptidase, which translates to MNNLETNLLKYADLVVSKGINIQKNQPVVISCPIERADFARALARKSYEKGASEVIVNWLDDELTLLKYENAPMDVFEEYPQWAVDKSKYYYEKGAAIISVSATDPELLKNVDPTKIATYNKVASLANKENMKYTMNDINSWCVVSVPTKGWAKRVFPNLEEDKAVEKLWEAIFYTTRVDKENPIEEWNKHVAEMDKNASFLNEKKFVKLHYKNSKGTDLEVELPKGHIWLSAGSTNSKGTVFIANMPTEEVFTLPKKDGVNGKLFSTKPLNYGGNIIDEMEFTFKDGKVVEYDAKIGKKYLDDMFAVDENGKYLGEVALVPYDSPISNSNILFINTLFDENASCHFAFGKAYPTCLEGGTEMTDEELKAHGVNDALIHEDFMVGSSDLSIIGTRENGEEIEIFKDGNWAI; encoded by the coding sequence ATGAATAATTTAGAAACAAATTTATTAAAATATGCTGACTTAGTTGTAAGTAAAGGCATAAATATACAAAAAAATCAGCCAGTAGTAATTAGCTGTCCAATTGAAAGAGCTGACTTTGCTAGAGCATTAGCAAGAAAATCCTATGAAAAGGGAGCTTCTGAAGTAATTGTAAATTGGTTAGATGATGAATTAACATTATTAAAATATGAAAATGCTCCTATGGATGTCTTTGAAGAATATCCACAATGGGCAGTAGATAAAAGCAAATATTATTATGAAAAAGGTGCTGCTATTATTTCCGTTTCAGCAACTGATCCAGAGCTACTAAAGAATGTTGACCCTACTAAAATAGCTACTTATAACAAGGTTGCTTCTCTTGCTAATAAGGAAAATATGAAATATACAATGAATGACATAAACTCATGGTGTGTTGTCTCAGTTCCTACAAAAGGTTGGGCAAAAAGGGTATTCCCTAATCTTGAAGAAGATAAGGCAGTAGAAAAATTATGGGAGGCAATTTTTTACACTACAAGGGTAGACAAGGAAAACCCAATAGAAGAATGGAACAAACATGTAGCCGAGATGGATAAAAATGCAAGTTTTTTAAATGAAAAGAAATTTGTAAAATTACATTATAAAAATTCTAAGGGAACAGATTTAGAAGTTGAATTACCAAAGGGGCATATTTGGCTTTCTGCAGGTAGCACAAACTCTAAAGGCACTGTCTTTATTGCAAACATGCCAACAGAAGAGGTATTTACCCTACCTAAAAAAGACGGAGTGAACGGAAAATTATTTTCTACCAAACCATTAAACTACGGCGGAAATATTATAGATGAAATGGAATTTACCTTTAAAGATGGTAAGGTTGTAGAATATGATGCAAAAATTGGAAAAAAATATTTAGATGATATGTTTGCAGTAGATGAAAACGGAAAATATTTAGGAGAAGTAGCTTTAGTGCCTTATGACAGTCCTATTTCAAATTCAAATATATTATTTATAAATACATTATTTGATGAAAACGCATCTTGTCATTTTGCTTTTGGAAAAGCATATCCAACTTGTCTTGAAGGTGGAACAGAAATGACCGATGAAGAATTAAAGGCCCATGGAGTAAACGACGCTTTAATCCATGAGGATTTCATGGTTGGCTCCAGTGATTTATCTATTATTGGAACAAGAGAAAATGGTGAAGAAATAGAAATATTCAAAGACGGTAACTGGGCAATATAA
- a CDS encoding DUF3887 domain-containing protein, with amino-acid sequence MKNTKVKFILLVGLVLLVLVGCEKKFELKKFKEDEVKSKAQNIIELVNNRDYEKIYNDNISDLIKTTVTYEEYYKPMEEISKILDKLGKFKEYEKYDIIEQEENGNTYATIQYVVKYENEKAVYTLGFDEEYKLINIFIK; translated from the coding sequence ATGAAAAATACGAAAGTTAAATTTATTTTATTAGTAGGTCTGGTGTTACTTGTTTTAGTAGGATGTGAAAAAAAGTTTGAATTGAAGAAATTTAAGGAAGATGAGGTAAAAAGCAAGGCACAGAATATTATTGAACTAGTTAACAATAGGGACTATGAAAAAATATATAATGATAATATTTCCGATTTAATAAAAACTACAGTTACGTATGAAGAATATTATAAACCCATGGAAGAAATAAGTAAGATTTTAGATAAATTAGGTAAATTTAAAGAGTATGAAAAATATGATATTATAGAGCAAGAAGAAAATGGGAATACATATGCTACTATTCAGTATGTAGTTAAGTATGAAAATGAAAAGGCTGTTTATACTTTAGGATTCGATGAAGAATATAAGCTTATAAATATCTTTATAAAATAA
- a CDS encoding YhfC family glutamic-type intramembrane protease: MIGLVLSLLVIFIIPIIVVITLNRKKKVRLRNFIVGIFAFLISQTFTRLPILNLLQTKTTIFRTGLFSNLMPYIIFLSFTAGIFEETARFIAYKTILKKEKNIYSPISFGLGHGGIEAVIYTLLPILSYRYNLLFLDNLQVYLGILERVSAIIFHISATILVFYGIRKNKKVWWLISIIIHGMYNFIFTYLANVLNRIVLSEIVALILAIILLIFARYLLRKLEREESYEKYES, encoded by the coding sequence ATGATTGGGCTGGTTTTATCGTTGTTGGTGATATTTATAATTCCGATAATTGTAGTAATTACTTTAAATCGTAAAAAGAAAGTAAGGTTGAGAAATTTTATTGTAGGAATTTTTGCCTTTCTAATATCTCAAACATTTACAAGGCTACCTATTTTAAATTTATTACAGACTAAAACAACTATTTTTAGAACAGGTTTGTTTTCAAATTTAATGCCTTATATTATATTTCTTTCTTTTACAGCCGGGATTTTTGAGGAAACAGCAAGGTTTATTGCATATAAAACAATATTAAAGAAAGAAAAAAATATTTATTCACCTATTTCATTTGGTTTAGGACATGGAGGGATTGAAGCTGTAATTTATACTTTGCTACCGATTTTAAGTTACAGATATAATCTATTATTCTTAGATAACTTACAAGTCTATTTGGGAATTTTAGAAAGGGTCTCAGCTATTATATTCCACATTTCAGCTACAATTTTAGTGTTTTATGGAATTAGAAAAAACAAAAAGGTTTGGTGGTTAATCTCCATAATAATTCATGGAATGTATAATTTTATATTCACTTATTTGGCAAATGTTCTAAATAGGATTGTTCTTTCAGAAATAGTAGCTTTAATTTTGGCAATAATATTGTTAATATTTGCAAGGTATTTATTAAGAAAGTTAGAAAGGGAGGAAAGTTATGAAAAATACGAAAGTTAA
- a CDS encoding PadR family transcriptional regulator encodes MISSDVMRGFNDLLILSILKKNDSYGYEISKKISHIAKNSYSLKETTLYSAFSRLEKNGYIAGYESDKTFGRKRTYYTLTNEGKKYLDFKIKEWEEIKEVMELFINYLEEV; translated from the coding sequence ATGATATCAAGTGATGTTATGCGTGGTTTTAACGATTTATTAATTCTTTCTATTCTCAAAAAAAATGATTCCTATGGTTATGAAATATCAAAAAAAATTTCTCATATAGCTAAGAATAGCTATTCTCTAAAGGAAACAACTTTGTACTCCGCCTTTTCCAGACTGGAGAAAAACGGCTACATTGCAGGATATGAATCAGATAAAACCTTTGGAAGAAAAAGAACTTACTACACCTTAACAAATGAGGGGAAAAAATATTTGGATTTTAAAATCAAGGAATGGGAAGAGATTAAAGAAGTAATGGAATTGTTTATTAATTATTTGGAGGAAGTATAA
- a CDS encoding HAD family hydrolase, with protein MRKVAIFDMDGTIIDSMKKWSTVLDDYLTDIGLKLDPDYRKSLNSKPMKEILDKVHNDFNIQGTPTDSFNNIMEIMRYNYLNTFSLKPGVKDALDELMDKNIKMAVATATPERVAIDAINKQGLEKYFEFIQTCDNVNLMKFQPEYWNIAAKNLDSSIENSIVFEDALYCIETVKKMNGGIVAIADESANSDKEKIIALSDHYIEHYDELNYDIF; from the coding sequence ATGAGAAAAGTAGCAATTTTTGATATGGACGGAACAATTATAGACTCTATGAAAAAATGGTCAACGGTTTTAGATGACTATTTAACTGACATTGGCTTAAAACTAGATCCTGATTATAGAAAATCATTAAACAGCAAACCTATGAAAGAAATTTTAGATAAAGTTCATAATGATTTTAATATACAAGGGACTCCTACAGATTCCTTTAATAATATTATGGAAATTATGAGATATAACTATTTAAATACATTTTCTTTAAAACCTGGCGTAAAAGATGCCCTAGATGAATTAATGGATAAAAATATTAAAATGGCAGTTGCTACAGCTACTCCTGAACGAGTTGCTATAGATGCTATTAATAAGCAGGGTTTAGAAAAATATTTCGAATTTATTCAAACCTGTGATAATGTAAATTTAATGAAGTTTCAACCGGAATATTGGAATATAGCTGCAAAAAACCTAGACTCTTCAATAGAAAATTCTATTGTTTTTGAAGATGCACTATACTGTATAGAAACCGTTAAAAAAATGAACGGTGGAATAGTTGCAATTGCAGATGAGTCAGCTAATTCTGATAAGGAAAAAATAATAGCTCTTTCAGACCATTATATAGAGCATTATGATGAGTTAAATTATGATATTTTTTAA
- the argF gene encoding ornithine carbamoyltransferase — translation MPINLKGRDFLTLKDFTSEEIEYLLNLSKDLKNKKRAGIKGDLLEGKNIVLLFEKTSTRTRCAFEVACADEGGYSTFLGMADSQFGKKESVEDTAKVLSRFYDGIEFRGFNHKTVEELAKNSPVPVWNGLTDLYHPTQILADFLTIKEYVNKPLNKVKFVYVGDARNNMGNSLLVGASKMGMDFVALAPKELWPSEKLVKEMEEVNKTTGGKITLTENLDNVENADVIYTDVWVSMGEEDKFKERIDQLKPYQVNMDMIKRTKNEDVIFLHCLPSFHDLNTTVAQDVYDNFELEEMEVTDEVFRSKYSKVFDEAENRMHTIKAIMVATIGK, via the coding sequence ATGCCAATAAATTTAAAAGGAAGAGATTTTTTAACGTTAAAAGATTTTACATCAGAAGAAATTGAATACTTATTAAATCTTTCAAAAGATTTAAAAAATAAGAAAAGAGCAGGAATAAAAGGTGACTTACTAGAAGGAAAAAATATAGTCTTATTATTTGAAAAAACATCTACCAGAACTAGATGTGCATTTGAAGTTGCTTGTGCAGACGAAGGAGGCTATTCTACCTTTCTAGGTATGGCAGATAGCCAATTTGGTAAAAAAGAATCTGTGGAAGATACTGCAAAAGTTCTTTCTCGCTTCTATGACGGTATTGAATTTAGAGGTTTTAATCATAAAACAGTAGAAGAATTAGCAAAAAACTCACCTGTGCCTGTTTGGAATGGACTAACTGACCTTTACCATCCAACACAAATATTAGCTGACTTTTTAACCATTAAGGAATATGTAAATAAACCATTAAACAAAGTTAAATTCGTTTATGTTGGTGATGCAAGAAATAATATGGGAAATTCATTACTAGTAGGAGCATCTAAAATGGGAATGGACTTTGTTGCACTAGCTCCGAAAGAATTATGGCCATCTGAAAAATTAGTAAAAGAAATGGAAGAAGTAAATAAAACAACAGGTGGTAAAATTACTTTAACTGAAAACTTAGACAATGTTGAAAACGCAGATGTAATATATACAGACGTTTGGGTTTCTATGGGAGAGGAAGATAAATTTAAGGAAAGAATAGACCAGCTGAAACCATATCAAGTTAATATGGATATGATTAAAAGAACTAAAAATGAAGACGTAATATTTTTACACTGTCTACCTAGTTTTCACGACTTAAATACTACTGTGGCACAAGATGTTTACGATAATTTTGAATTAGAGGAAATGGAAGTAACGGATGAAGTATTTAGAAGTAAATATTCAAAAGTATTTGATGAAGCAGAAAATAGAATGCATACAATAAAAGCTATAATGGTGGCGACAATTGGAAAATAA
- the arcA gene encoding arginine deiminase has protein sequence MNNINIFSEIGKLKKVMLHRPGRELNNLIPELMDELLFDEIPYLKEAQKEHDYFSKVLRDNHIEVVYLEDLVAEIIKDRNIKEELIEEYILENSIDIEKEKSLLRQYLASFEDEKELVLKLMEGTRREEIKNTSKNSLCELVSSNLKFITKPMPNLYFIRDPFTFVGNHVSLNKMWSKTRNRETLFGKYILKYHRDFKDVNLLYNRNYRHSIEGGDILVLSKDLICIGISQRTNPKAIEEFCKNLFNINSSFKTVLAFVLPKKREFMHLDTVFTMIDKDLFTIHSTIEKNITVYSISSNNGELKVNTEKGFLENILGQYLKKDNVKLIPCGGSSKVDAAREQWSDGSNTLAIAPREVIVYDRNTATNRELEENGVKLHIIKSGELSRGRGGPRCMSMPIIREEI, from the coding sequence ATGAATAATATAAATATTTTTTCGGAAATAGGTAAATTGAAAAAAGTTATGCTCCATAGACCAGGTAGGGAATTGAATAATTTAATTCCGGAACTAATGGATGAATTATTATTTGATGAAATACCTTATTTGAAGGAAGCACAGAAAGAACATGATTATTTTTCTAAAGTGCTAAGAGATAATCATATAGAAGTTGTGTATTTAGAGGACTTAGTTGCTGAAATTATTAAAGACAGGAATATAAAAGAAGAGTTAATAGAGGAATATATTCTTGAAAATAGTATAGACATAGAAAAGGAAAAAAGTTTATTAAGGCAGTATCTTGCTTCCTTTGAAGATGAAAAAGAACTTGTATTAAAATTAATGGAGGGAACAAGAAGAGAAGAAATAAAGAATACAAGTAAGAACAGTCTTTGTGAACTGGTTTCCAGTAATTTGAAATTTATAACTAAACCTATGCCTAACCTATACTTTATTAGAGATCCCTTTACATTTGTAGGTAACCATGTAAGTTTAAATAAAATGTGGAGTAAGACCAGAAATAGAGAAACATTATTTGGAAAATATATCCTTAAATATCATAGGGATTTTAAAGATGTAAATTTACTTTATAATAGGAATTACAGGCATTCAATAGAAGGTGGAGATATATTAGTATTGTCTAAAGATTTAATTTGTATTGGAATATCACAAAGAACCAATCCAAAAGCCATTGAAGAATTTTGTAAAAACCTATTTAATATAAACTCATCCTTTAAAACGGTTTTAGCGTTTGTTTTGCCTAAAAAAAGAGAATTTATGCACCTAGATACTGTTTTTACGATGATTGACAAAGATCTTTTTACTATTCATTCAACAATAGAGAAAAATATTACAGTTTATTCAATTTCTAGTAATAATGGAGAACTAAAAGTAAATACAGAAAAAGGGTTTTTAGAAAATATACTGGGGCAATATTTAAAAAAGGATAATGTGAAATTAATTCCTTGTGGAGGAAGTAGTAAAGTTGACGCAGCAAGAGAACAATGGAGTGATGGTTCAAATACATTGGCAATTGCACCAAGGGAAGTTATTGTTTATGATAGAAATACTGCAACTAATAGAGAATTAGAAGAAAATGGAGTAAAATTACATATAATTAAATCAGGTGAATTATCAAGAGGACGTGGAGGACCAAGATGTATGTCCATGCCGATAATTAGAGAAGAAATATAG
- a CDS encoding glycine betaine ABC transporter substrate-binding protein, giving the protein MRKFKKQILLVICLLFITVTISSCNGGKKEITVASKQFTENILLSEIYSQLIEEHTDLKVIRKQNLGGTSICFPALEKKEIDIYVEYSGTAYNEILKLPDSTGMSGEEIYNISKEKLYEEHDITMFKPIGINNTFALGMLRTKAEENNITKTSELKDISSSLRFGANHIFYTRLADGYDAMADLYELDFKEALKMDTSLLYDAIEQNKLDVIVVYATDSLLKKYDMVVLEDDKELFPPYYGAPICRNDLLEENEELVEVLDLLENRITDTRMQELDYEIDVEGRTPEEVAREFIKEEGLNK; this is encoded by the coding sequence ATGAGAAAATTTAAAAAACAGATTCTACTAGTAATTTGTTTATTGTTTATTACTGTTACAATAAGTAGCTGTAATGGAGGCAAGAAAGAAATAACAGTAGCATCTAAGCAATTTACTGAAAATATATTACTAAGTGAAATCTATTCCCAATTAATTGAAGAACATACCGATTTAAAAGTAATACGAAAACAAAATTTAGGAGGAACTTCTATATGCTTTCCTGCTTTAGAAAAAAAAGAAATAGATATTTATGTTGAATATTCGGGAACAGCCTACAATGAAATATTAAAACTTCCTGATAGCACAGGAATGAGTGGAGAGGAAATTTATAATATTTCTAAAGAAAAATTATACGAAGAACATGATATTACTATGTTTAAACCTATAGGAATCAATAATACTTTTGCCCTAGGTATGTTACGTACCAAAGCTGAAGAAAATAATATAACTAAAACAAGTGAATTAAAGGATATATCTTCAAGTTTAAGGTTTGGAGCAAATCATATATTCTATACAAGATTAGCAGATGGCTACGATGCAATGGCTGACTTGTATGAGCTGGATTTTAAAGAAGCATTAAAAATGGACACTTCTTTACTATATGATGCAATAGAACAAAACAAACTAGATGTTATTGTAGTCTATGCTACAGATTCACTATTAAAAAAATATGATATGGTCGTATTGGAAGATGACAAAGAATTATTCCCACCATATTATGGAGCTCCAATATGTAGAAATGATCTATTAGAAGAAAATGAGGAATTAGTCGAAGTTTTAGATTTATTAGAAAATCGTATTACCGATACTAGAATGCAAGAGCTTGATTATGAAATAGATGTAGAGGGAAGAACACCTGAAGAAGTAGCAAGGGAGTTTATAAAAGAAGAAGGTCTTAACAAATAA
- a CDS encoding ABC transporter permease, producing the protein MNFSDIGNALLVHLRIVFTGIFFGCLIGIPIGSLLREHKTISQIIFTIVDIIQTVPTLAMFTFLMLIFGLNNSTVIFSIFLYSLFPIVRNTYTGIKEVDKGVIRAGRGIGMTEMQIYFKLELPLAMPVILSGVRLALISALSIATTGVLIGAGGLGMLIWRGIQTRNMKMMLSGAIPVSLLAIMFDILLSILEKRISRRSK; encoded by the coding sequence ATGAATTTTTCAGACATTGGTAATGCACTTTTAGTACATTTGCGAATAGTTTTTACAGGTATTTTTTTTGGATGTTTAATAGGTATTCCAATAGGATCTCTTTTACGAGAACATAAAACCATATCCCAAATAATTTTTACAATTGTTGACATAATTCAAACGGTTCCAACATTAGCTATGTTCACTTTCCTAATGTTAATATTTGGTCTTAATAATTCAACGGTTATATTTTCAATTTTTCTATACTCTTTATTTCCAATTGTTAGAAATACTTACACGGGAATAAAAGAGGTAGATAAGGGAGTAATCCGTGCTGGTAGAGGGATAGGTATGACGGAAATGCAAATTTATTTTAAATTAGAGCTGCCCTTAGCTATGCCTGTGATTTTATCGGGAGTTAGATTGGCCTTAATATCAGCATTAAGTATAGCTACAACAGGTGTACTTATAGGAGCAGGAGGCTTAGGAATGTTAATTTGGCGAGGAATTCAAACTAGAAATATGAAAATGATGTTGTCGGGAGCTATTCCAGTGTCCTTACTGGCCATAATGTTCGATATTTTACTTTCAATATTAGAAAAGCGTATTAGTAGAAGAAGTAAGTAG
- a CDS encoding ABC transporter permease: protein MSSFLSFIIANKNMIGKAIGQHLLISIVALSLGIAVALPVGILLTRNKKIANIVLNIFNVINTIPSLVLLGFAMIILGLGFVPAVAVLFLYSLLPIMRNTYTGINTIEPKYIKAARGMGMNRHEMLINIQIPLALPSIITGIRISIIYIISWATLSAFIGAGGLGDLIWSGLQAYNYNMIFAGALPATILALIANLLLTLAEKRAREFSHGKRRNRK, encoded by the coding sequence ATGAGTAGCTTTCTATCTTTTATAATAGCTAATAAAAATATGATTGGAAAGGCCATAGGACAGCATTTGCTAATAAGCATTGTAGCATTAAGCCTTGGAATAGCCGTAGCTTTACCGGTAGGAATACTGCTTACAAGAAATAAAAAAATTGCTAATATCGTTCTTAATATTTTTAATGTAATCAATACGATTCCAAGTTTAGTTTTATTAGGATTTGCCATGATTATATTAGGCTTAGGTTTTGTACCGGCAGTTGCAGTATTGTTTTTATATTCTTTACTGCCAATAATGAGAAATACATATACAGGAATAAACACAATAGAACCTAAGTACATTAAGGCTGCTAGAGGAATGGGGATGAATCGCCATGAAATGTTAATTAATATTCAAATTCCTTTGGCTTTACCATCAATTATTACAGGAATACGTATATCAATTATATATATAATAAGCTGGGCAACTTTATCAGCTTTTATAGGGGCCGGTGGACTAGGAGATCTAATTTGGTCAGGTTTACAAGCCTATAATTATAATATGATTTTTGCAGGTGCTTTACCGGCAACTATATTAGCATTAATTGCCAATCTACTTCTTACTTTAGCTGAAAAACGTGCAAGAGAGTTCAGCCATGGAAAAAGGAGGAATAGAAAATGA